In a single window of the Mesoplodon densirostris isolate mMesDen1 chromosome 16, mMesDen1 primary haplotype, whole genome shotgun sequence genome:
- the ZNF646 gene encoding zinc finger protein 646 → MEDTPTSLSCSDCQRHFPSLPELSRHRELLHPSSNQDSEEADSIPRPYRCQQCGRGYRHPGSLVNHRRTHETGLFPCTTCGKDFTNPMALKSHMRTHAPEGHRRRRPPRSKEATPCLQGETVSTDSWGQRLGPEEGWENQKKHTEETSGCESGPDPRAALGTWEDPPTRQREGWESQPDPEEGTEGWGPTTNSARDPLLPTPASSLLSNLEQYLAESVVNFTAGQEPTQSPPAEEERRYKCSQCGKTYKHAGSLTNHRQSHTLGVYPCAICFKEFSNLMALKNHSRLHAQYRPYQCPHCPRAFRLPRELLEHQQSHEGESQERLWEEKGMPTTNGHTDESSRDQLPGTQMLNGSGELSTSGELEDSSLEEYRPFHCGDCGRTYRHAGSLINHRKSHQTGVYPCSICSKQLFNAAALKNHVRAHHRPRQGAGEDGQPSVLPAPLPLAEATHKEKEVPTTTLDHRPYKCNECGRAYRHRGSLVNHRHSHRTGEYQCSLCPRKYPNLMALRNHVRVHCKAARRSTGPGAEGSLGRRKVELPADPVGAEAAPRSDQGPGCRREEGATDVPPAADRTAPQMCSLGGLLFEDAESLERHSRSHGEGEDVRTETRGASPPRAFACRDCGKSYRHSGSLINHRQTHQTGDFSCGACAKHFHTVAAMKNHMRRHSRRRSRRHRRRAGSAGGGGGAELPSGRSWAPELVGDGEGLSRPQDPSRQSLSGAEGNVESDGSCLQAAAERDKCGLERDEACFQGDKESSGTEEGLERKEACFLDNLDIPGDEESNGTRFCGGLPGVEEDQKPAPGQPSSPSHSARAATGWQAEVSHTCPDCGHSFPHAAGLLSHRPCHPPGIYQCSLCPKEFESLPALRSHFQSHGPGEAASAQPFLCCLCGMIFPGRAGYRRHRRQAHDSCGTTEGSEEEGEEEGAAGAASTHSPPLQLSEAELLNQLQREVEALDGAGYGHICGCCGQTYDDLGSLERHHQSQSSGNTDGEVPSLIHHPGESGDATGMVADGTFEGTVTSFSGEGGDTKSGEGVGAMLADSLCMQGGESSLETQPRPFRCNQCGKTYRHGGSLVNHRKIHQTGDFICPVCSRCYPNLAAYRNHLRNHPRCKGSEPQVGPVPEAGDSSEPQNMAEEGLGQAEVEKFQKELKVEPLEEVAGVKEEAWEETTVKGEEMEPRLETAEKGCQTEASSERPFSCEVCGRSYKHAGSLINHRQSHQTGHFGCQACSKGFSNLMSLKNHRRIHADPRRFRCAECGKAFRLRKQLASHQRVHMERGGAGGSRKLPREDRPFRCGQCGRTYRHAGSLLNHRRSHETGQYSCPACPKTYSNRMALKDHQRLHSESRRRRAARSRRAAVRCALCGRGFPGRGSLERHLREHEEETKGGQGGPNGTEGGEGNLVDDQGLEDRCCGPGSVPLLEAGVVRPAEQSLSPLEAAGLEGTEPMSWGTGKADGLRGDRGPVNHDGDWVSGGPVPTKPEDESGDSVPRSPCHLGNGQPNGPSLIPMDSWDSGDSSPRPQLESHSFSCSPCGKTSCQSEGPLNHHNTHKTDRHYCLLCSKEFLNPVATKSQSHNHMAAQTFACPDCGKAFRSHHELASHLLTHARGLSQVSPQMEARGPKAGAVEDEVDLPGQVRKAPSEPPRAPGENAGRANGGQGVRSAAAVDEERPFRCAQCGRSYRHAGSLLNHQKAHTTGLYPCSLCPKLLPNLLSLKNHGRTHTDPKRHRCSVCGKAFRTAARLEGHGRVHAPREGPFTCPHCPRHFRRRISFLQHQQQHQEEWTVASSGTPKAPAAGRGDLSLPPPPTPTTPLLDPSPQWPADLSFSL, encoded by the coding sequence ATGGAGGACACGCCCACCTCACTCAGCTGCTCTGACTGTCAGCGCCACTTTCCTAGCCTCCCAGAACTGTCACGGCACCGAGAACTGCTCCATCCATCTTCCAACCAGGACAGTGAGGAGGCTGACAGCATCCCTCGGCCCTACCGCTGTCAGCAGTGTGGGCGGGGCTATCGTCACCCAGGGAGCCTGGTCAACCACCGCCGGACCCACGAGACTGGCCTTTTCCCCTGTACCACCTGTGGCAAGGACTTCACCAATCCCATGGCCCTCAAGAGCCACATGAGGACTCATGCTCCTGAAGGCCACCGGCGGCGCAGGCCTCCGCGCTCCAAGGAAGCCACTCCATGCCTCCAGGGGGAGACAGTGTCCACTGACTCCTGGGGCCAGAGGCTTGGCCCTGAGGAAGGCTGGGAAAACCAGAAGAAACATACTGAAGAGACATCTGGCTGTGAATCTGGGCCAGACCCTAGGGCAGCTCTGGGCACTTGGGAAGATCCACCCACCAGACAAAGAGAAGGCTGGGAAAGCCAGCCAGATCCTGAGGAAGGCACAGAGGGCTGGGGGCCCACCACCAACTCTGCCAGAGacccactgctccccaccccgGCCAGCAGTCTCCTTAGCAATTTGGAACAGTATTTGGCTGAATCAGTAGTGAATTTCACAGCGGGCCAGGAGCCCACCCAGTCGCCTCCTGCTGAGGAGGAGCGGCGGTACAAGTGCAGTCAATGTGGCAAGACCTACAAGCATGCCGGGAGCCTCACCAACCACCGCCAGAGCCACACCCTGGGCGTCTACCCTTGTGCCATCTGCTTCAAGGAGTTCTCTAACCTCATGGCTCTGAAAAATCACTCCCGACTCCATGCCCAGTATCGGCCTTACCAGTGTCCCCACTGCCCCCGCGCCTTCCGGCTCCCCCGAGAGCTGCTGGAACACCAGCAATCCCATGAGGGTGAAAGTCAGGAGCGGCTGTGGGAAGAGAAAGGGATGCCCACCACCAATGGGCACACAGACGAGAGCAGCCGGGACCAGCTCCCTGGTACACAGATGCTGAATGGCTCTGGGGAGCTGAGCACCTCTGGGGAGCTGGAAGATAGCAGCCTAGAGGAGTACCGGCCATTCCACTGTGGGGACTGTGGCCGTACCTACCGCCATGCTGGGAGCCTCATCAACCATCGGAAGAGCCACCAGACAGGTGTCTACCCCTGCTCCATATGTTCCAAGCAGCTGTTCAACGCAGCTGCCCTCAAAAACCACGTGCGGGCTCATCACAGACCCCGGCAAGGAGCCGGAGAGGATGGGCAGCCATCAGTACTGCCAGCTCCCCTGCCGCTGGCTGAGGCCACCCACAAAGAGAAGGaggtccccaccaccaccctggaCCACCGCCCTTATAAGTGCAATGAGTGTGGTCGGGCTTACCGGCACCGGGGGAGCCTGGTGAACCACCGCCATAGCCATCGGACAGGAGAGTACCAGTGCTCACTCTGTCCCCGCAAGTACCCCAACCTCATGGCCCTGCGCAACCACGTGCGGGTACACTGCAAGGCTGCTCGCCGCAGCACAGGCCCAGGGGCCGAGGGTTCCCTCGGTCGCCGCAAGGTGGAGCTCCCAGCTGACCCAGTGGGAGCAGAGGCAGCCCCCCGTTCAGATCAGGGACCTGGGTGCAGACGTGAAGAGGGGGCCACTGATGTCCCGCCAGCAGCAGATAGGACCGCGCCACAGATGTGTAGCCTGGGTGGCCTGCTCTTTGAAGACGCTGAGAGTCTTGAACGTCACAGCCGGAGCcatggggaaggggaggatgtCAGGACCGAGACCAGGGGGGCGTCACCTCCTCGGGCGTTTGCCTGCCGAGACTGTGGAAAGAGCTATCGCCACTCAGGCAGCCTCATCAATCACCGGCAGACCCACCAGACGGGAGACTTCAGTTGCGGGGCCTGCGCCAAGCACTTCCACACCGTGGCCGCCATGAAGAACCACATGCGCCGCCACAGTCGGCGGCGGAGCAGGCGGCACCGGAGGCGGGCTGGCAGTGCTGGCGGTGGGGGAGGAGCTGAACTCCCGTCAGGCAGGAGCTGGGCCCCAGAGCTGGTGGGAGACGGTGAAGGCCTGAGCCGTCCCCAAGACCCTTCAAGGCAAAGTCTGAGTGGAGCCGAAGGCAACGTGGAAAGTGATGGGAGCTGTTTGCAGGCTGCAGCTGAAAGGGACAAATGTGGGCTTGAGAGGGATGAGGCCTGTTTCCAGGGTGATAAAGAGAGCAGCGGCACTGAGGAAGGActggaaaggaaggaggcctgttTCCTTGACAACTTGGACATCCCAGGCGATGAGGAGAGCAATGGGACTCGCTTCTGTGGTGGCCTCCCTGGGGTGGAGGAAGACCAGAAACCAGCCCCTGGCCAGCCCAGCTCCCCTTCCCACTCTGCCAGAGCTGCCACTGGCTGGCAAGCTGAGGTCTCCCACACGTGTCCTGACTGTGGGCATTCTTTCCCCCACGCCGCTGGCCTGCTGAGCCACAGGCCCTGCCACCCACCGGGCATCTATCAGTGCTCCCTCTGCCCGAAGGAGTTTGAGTCCCTGCCTGCCCTGCGCAGCCACTTCCAGAGCCACGGGCCCGGGGAGGCAGCCTCCGCACAGCCCTTCCTCTGCTGCCTCTGCGGCATGATCTTCCCTGGGCGGGCTGGCTACAGGCGTCACCGGCGCCAGGCTCATGACTCCTGTGGTACGACTGAGGGctcagaggaggagggggaagaggaaggagcagCAGGGGCAGCCTCCACCCATAGCCCCCCACTGCAGCTCTCGGAAGCAGAACTGCTGAATCAGCTGCAGCGGGAGGTCGAGGCCCTGGATGGCGCCGGGTATGGGCACATCTGTGGCTGCTGCGGTCAGACCTAcgatgacctgggcagcctggagCGACACCACCAAAGCCAGAGTTCTGGGAACACCGATGGTGAGGTTCCCAGCCTCATTCATCACCCGGGAGAGTCAGGTGATGCCACGGGGATGGTTGCAGATGGCACCTTTGAGGGCACGGTGACCTCTTTTTCTGGGGAGGGTGGAGACACAAAGTCTGGAGAGGGAGTAGGTGCCATGCTTGCAGACAGCCTTTGTATGCAGGGTGGGGAAAGTTCTCTGGAGACCCAGCCCCGCCCTTTCCGCTGCAACCAGTGCGGCAAGACCTATCGCCATGGGGGCAGCCTGGTGAACCACCGCAAGATCCACCAGACCGGAGACTTCATCTGCCCCGTCTGCTCCCGCTGCTACCCCAACCTGGCTGCCTATCGCAATCATCTGCGAAACCACCCGCGCTGCAAAGGCTCTGAGCCCCAGGTGGGGCCCGTTCCAGAGGCAGGAGACAGCAGTGAGCCCCAGAACATGGCAGAGGAGGGCCTCGGGCAGGCAGAAGTGGAGAAGTTCCAGAAAGAACTTAAAGTGGAGCCCCTGGAGGAGGTGGCGGGGGTGAAGGAAGAGGCCTGGGAGGAGACCACTGTGAAGGGGGAGGAAATGGAGCCGAGGTTGGAGACCGCAGAGAAGGGCTGCCAGACTGAAGCCAGCTCTGAGCGGCCCTTCAGCTGCGAGGTGTGCGGCCGGTCCTACAAGCACGCCGGCAGCCTCATCAATCACCGGCAGAGCCACCAGACCGGCCACTTTGGCTGCCAGGCCTGCTCCAAAGGCTTCTCAAACCTCATGTCCCTCAAGAACCACCGGCGCATCCACGCGGATCCCCGGCGTTTCCGCTGCGCcgaatgtgggaaggccttccGCCTGCGGAAGCAGCTGGCCAGCCACCAGCGGGTCCACATGGAGcgcggtggggctgggggctcccgCAAGCTGCCCCGGGAAGATCGGCCCTTTCGCTGTGGGCAGTGTGGGCGGACCTACCGCCACGCCGGCAGCCTCCTGAACCACAGGCGTAGCCACGAGACGGGCCAGTATAGCTGTCCCGCCTGCCCCAAGACCTACTCCAACCGCATGGCCCTGAAGGACCACCAGAGGCTGCACTCGGAGAGCCGGCGGCGCCGAGCTGCGCGGTCCCGGCGGGCAGCTGTGCGCTGCGCCCTCTgcggccggggcttccctggccgGGGATCTCTGGAGCGGCACCTGCGAGAGCATGAGGAGGAGACGAAAGGGGGTCAGGGAGGCCCAAACGGCACCGAGGGCGGTGAGGGGAACCTGGTCGATGACCAGGGACTAGAGGACAGGTGTTGCGGTCCTGGGTCGGTACCCCTGCTGGAGGCCGGAGTCGTGAGGCCAGCGGAGCAGAGTCTGAGCCCCCTCGAGGCAGCAGGTTTAGAAGGCACAGAGCCAATGTCCTGGGGCACGGGGAAAGCAGATGGGCTGCGAGGAGACAGAGGACCGGTGAATCATGATGGAGATTGGGTTTCTGGGGGTCCCGTACCAACCAAGCCGGAAGACGAGTCAGGGGACAGTGTCCCCAGGAGTCCTTGCCACCTTGGCAATGGCCAGCCCAATGGACCTAGTCTGATTCCCATGGATAGCTGGGACAGTGGAGACAGCAGCCCTCGGCCTCAGCTGGAGAGCCACTCCTTTTCCTGCAGCCCTTGTGGCAAGACCTCCTGCCAGTCGGAAGGGCCCTTGAACCACCACAACACCCACAAGACAGACCGTCACTATTGCCTGCTCTGCTCCAAGGAGTTCTTGAATCCTGTGGCCACCAAGAGCCAGAGCCACAACCACATGGCTGCCCAGACCTTTGCCTGCCCTGACTGTGGCAAGGCCTTTCGGTCCCACCATGAACTCGCCAGCCACCTGCTGACTCATGCCAGGGGCCTCAGTCAGGTGTCGCCCCAGATGGAGGCCAGAGGTCCCAAAGCTGGGGCTGTGGAGGATGAGGTGGATCTCCCTGGTCAAGTCCGGAAGGCCCCATCAGAACCCCCCAGGGCCCCAGGAGAGAATGCCGGGAGAGCTAATGGAGGCCAAGGCGTCAGGTCCGCAGCGGCTGTGGACGAGGAGCGGCCCTTCCGCTGTGCCCAGTGTGGGCGTTCCTACCGCCATGCCGGTAGCCTGCTGAACCACCAGAAGGCCCACACCACTGGACTGTATCCCTGCTCCCTCTGCCCCAAACTTCTACCCAACCTGCTGTCCCTCAAGAACCACGGCAGGACCCACACGGACCCCAAGCGCCACCGCTGCAGCGTCTGTGGCAAGGCCTTCCGGACAGCTGCCCGGCTGGAGGGCCACGGGCGGGTCCACGCACCCCGGGAGGGGCCCTTCACCTGCCCCCACTGTCCCCGCCACTTCCGCCGCCGCATCAGCTTCCTGCAGCACCAGCAGC